One part of the Thermococcus litoralis DSM 5473 genome encodes these proteins:
- the asd gene encoding aspartate-semialdehyde dehydrogenase: MDVAILGATGLVGQMFVRLLENHPWFKIERLVASERSKGKKYKDIAEWPSGDIGEMEVEGLGDFLKDPDVDLVFSALPSSIAGEVEEKLAEKTPVFSNASSHRYEEDVPIIVPEVNGDQLKLIEVQQEQRGWEGFIVTNPNCSTAILVLSLKVLSEFELKKVNVVTMQAISGAGFKGLSALQIFDNVIPYIGKEEWKIENESRKILGLDFEISAVTTRVPVSHGHTEAVFVELGQDTTVEELRRAFESFDPLRDLKLPSYAKPIVYKEIPQPKLHRELGKGMSVTVGKLGKINEKMFKYVILGHNLVRGAAGGSILNAELTYRKKVI; this comes from the coding sequence ATGGATGTTGCGATTTTGGGGGCTACAGGATTAGTTGGCCAGATGTTTGTGAGACTCTTAGAGAATCACCCTTGGTTTAAAATAGAGCGCTTAGTAGCTTCAGAAAGATCAAAGGGAAAGAAATACAAAGATATTGCAGAGTGGCCTAGTGGTGATATTGGAGAGATGGAAGTGGAGGGGTTGGGAGATTTCTTAAAGGATCCAGATGTGGATTTGGTTTTTTCAGCCCTTCCATCTTCAATAGCGGGTGAAGTTGAAGAAAAGCTAGCTGAGAAGACCCCTGTGTTTAGCAACGCCTCATCCCATAGATATGAAGAGGATGTACCTATTATAGTTCCAGAAGTCAATGGAGATCAGCTAAAGCTTATTGAAGTTCAACAAGAGCAAAGGGGCTGGGAGGGGTTTATAGTCACAAACCCCAATTGCTCAACTGCAATACTGGTGCTCTCGCTTAAGGTTCTTTCAGAATTTGAGCTCAAAAAAGTGAATGTGGTAACAATGCAAGCAATAAGCGGGGCAGGGTTTAAAGGTTTATCAGCTCTGCAGATCTTTGATAACGTAATTCCATACATTGGAAAAGAGGAGTGGAAAATCGAGAACGAATCAAGAAAAATCCTCGGTCTTGATTTTGAAATATCCGCTGTTACAACAAGGGTTCCAGTATCTCACGGTCATACAGAAGCGGTTTTTGTCGAGCTTGGCCAAGACACAACCGTTGAAGAACTTAGAAGAGCTTTTGAATCCTTTGACCCATTAAGAGACCTTAAGCTTCCTTCGTATGCAAAGCCAATTGTGTATAAAGAAATCCCTCAGCCAAAGCTCCACAGGGAATTAGGCAAGGGAATGAGTGTTACAGTTGGAAAACTGGGGAAAATTAATGAAAAAATGTTTAAATATGTTATCTTAGGACATAATCTTGTTAGAGGCGCTGCTGGAGGTTCGATCTTAAATGCCGAGCTCACTTACAGGAAGAAGGTCATTTGA
- a CDS encoding alanyl-tRNA editing protein — protein sequence MEVKTHTALHVLKGAVVKVLGEEAKWTASVYVSGNHGRLTVKFNRKPAEGEIREIERLANEKIKENVPIHIYELPREEAEKRFGEDMYDLFPIPEEVRTLRIVVIEDWNVNACNKEHTKTTGEIGKIKIRKVRFRKAKELLEISFDVL from the coding sequence ATGGAGGTCAAAACTCATACAGCTTTGCATGTCCTCAAAGGGGCCGTTGTTAAAGTTTTGGGAGAAGAGGCTAAATGGACGGCAAGCGTCTACGTTAGTGGAAATCATGGAAGGCTAACTGTTAAGTTCAACAGAAAACCAGCTGAGGGGGAAATTAGGGAAATAGAAAGGCTTGCAAATGAAAAAATCAAAGAAAACGTTCCGATACACATCTACGAGCTCCCAAGGGAAGAAGCGGAGAAGAGGTTTGGCGAAGATATGTATGACCTCTTTCCAATTCCAGAGGAAGTTAGAACCCTTAGAATTGTGGTTATTGAAGACTGGAACGTTAACGCATGCAATAAGGAGCACACGAAGACAACGGGAGAAATTGGGAAGATAAAAATTAGGAAAGTCAGGTTTAGGAAGGCTAAGGAACTTTTGGAGATAAGCTTTGATGTCCTTTAA